Proteins encoded within one genomic window of Sphingomonas sp. NBWT7:
- a CDS encoding acetyl-CoA acetyltransferase, protein MADPEKVAVIVGVGQVNDRPADPMAGKDSLGLMIAALEEADKDAGGGWLPDVDSVAVVQQISFRKTNPLAQKVADGIGSKAGIVYESVGPNGDSPILLLNEAANRIARGEIRIAAVTGGEALRTASQQAALAAKTSVADQNPLRNLAKNAAPGYRQVYGLATPVDVYPLYENAGRAAYGQTLAEGQRESGEIWSRFSEVAAQTPAAWIHAPKTPDEVIEPTADNRPIAFPYTKLMVANSSVNQGAGFIVTSLAEARRRGVPDDRIVYVGRGASAHEADDFLARDRYDKSPSMEVCLRRTLEFNQVTADDLDLVELYSCFPCVPKMARRVIGWPVEKPATVFGGLTFGGGPIGNYMAHAVAEMVDSLRAGEGEKGLLFANGGFATHNHAIVLATQPLPGAGEAHEFDLQAEADAARGAVPALAKDYTGPAEIETYTVFYNRDGSSKAGVVVAKLPDGKRTLAQVPANDTATIAFLSDGTAEPVGTAGTVVADGDVMVWQRSA, encoded by the coding sequence GTGGCCGATCCGGAGAAGGTCGCCGTCATCGTCGGGGTCGGGCAGGTCAACGACCGCCCGGCCGATCCGATGGCGGGAAAGGATTCGCTCGGGCTGATGATCGCCGCGCTAGAGGAAGCCGACAAGGACGCCGGCGGCGGCTGGCTGCCTGACGTCGATTCGGTCGCGGTCGTTCAGCAGATCAGCTTCCGCAAGACCAATCCGCTGGCGCAGAAGGTCGCCGACGGCATCGGATCGAAGGCGGGCATCGTCTACGAGTCGGTCGGCCCAAATGGCGACAGCCCGATCCTGCTGCTCAACGAGGCGGCGAACCGCATCGCGCGCGGCGAGATCAGGATCGCGGCGGTGACCGGCGGCGAGGCGCTGCGCACCGCGAGCCAGCAGGCCGCGCTCGCCGCGAAGACCAGCGTCGCGGACCAGAACCCGCTGCGCAACCTCGCGAAGAATGCCGCGCCCGGCTACCGTCAAGTCTACGGTCTCGCGACGCCGGTCGACGTCTATCCGCTGTACGAGAATGCCGGTCGAGCCGCTTATGGCCAGACGCTGGCCGAGGGGCAGCGCGAGTCGGGCGAGATCTGGTCGCGCTTCTCCGAGGTCGCGGCGCAGACCCCCGCCGCCTGGATCCACGCCCCGAAGACGCCGGACGAGGTGATCGAGCCGACCGCCGACAACCGCCCGATCGCCTTCCCCTACACCAAGCTGATGGTCGCCAATTCGAGCGTCAACCAGGGCGCCGGCTTCATCGTCACCAGCCTTGCCGAGGCGCGCCGCCGCGGCGTCCCCGACGACCGCATCGTCTACGTCGGCCGCGGCGCGAGTGCGCACGAGGCGGACGATTTCCTCGCACGCGACCGTTACGACAAGTCGCCGAGCATGGAGGTGTGCCTTCGCCGCACGCTTGAGTTCAACCAGGTGACCGCGGACGATCTCGATCTGGTCGAGCTCTATTCGTGCTTCCCGTGCGTCCCCAAGATGGCGCGGCGCGTGATCGGCTGGCCGGTCGAGAAGCCGGCGACGGTGTTCGGCGGCCTCACCTTCGGCGGCGGGCCGATCGGCAATTACATGGCGCACGCCGTGGCCGAGATGGTCGATAGTCTCCGGGCCGGCGAGGGCGAGAAGGGCCTGCTGTTCGCCAACGGCGGCTTTGCGACGCACAACCACGCGATCGTCCTCGCCACCCAGCCGTTGCCCGGCGCGGGCGAGGCGCACGAGTTCGACCTGCAGGCGGAGGCGGACGCGGCACGCGGCGCGGTGCCGGCACTGGCGAAGGACTATACCGGCCCCGCCGAGATCGAGACCTACACCGTCTTCTACAACCGCGACGGGTCGTCGAAGGCCGGCGTCGTCGTCGCCAAGCTGCCGGACGGCAAGCGCACGCTGGCGCAGGTGCCCGCGAACGACACGGCGACGATCGCCTTCCTCAGCGACGGCACGGCGGAGCCGGTCGGTACCGCCGGCACCGTCGTCGCCGATGGCGACGTGATGGTGTGGCAGCGCAGCGCCTGA
- a CDS encoding crotonase/enoyl-CoA hydratase family protein, translated as MAEPTANLGNEAVTVETRGNVMLVTINRPEARNAVNRFVHEGVGDALEAADSNPEIRVVIVTGAGDKSFCAGADLVALSRGESLAPDDKTKAAWGFAGIVSHAISKPVIAAVNGMALGGGLEITLACDLAVAVDEAKFGLPEPKRGLFAAAGGVFRLPEQLPKKIAMEMILTGDPIDANRALELGLINAVAPRDKLLDTAFALAERIAVNAPLSVQASKRMAQGISGGKVAREEAAWAQNRDETKIVFTSEDSREGPKAFAEKRTPVWKAK; from the coding sequence ATGGCCGAGCCGACTGCGAACCTGGGAAACGAAGCCGTCACCGTCGAGACGCGCGGCAACGTGATGCTCGTTACGATCAACCGCCCGGAGGCGCGCAACGCCGTCAACCGCTTCGTCCACGAAGGCGTCGGCGACGCGCTCGAGGCGGCGGACAGTAATCCCGAAATCCGCGTCGTGATCGTCACCGGCGCGGGCGACAAGTCGTTCTGCGCCGGTGCCGATCTCGTCGCGCTTTCGCGCGGTGAGAGCCTCGCCCCCGACGACAAGACCAAGGCGGCCTGGGGCTTCGCCGGCATCGTCAGCCACGCGATCTCCAAGCCGGTGATCGCCGCGGTCAACGGCATGGCGCTCGGCGGCGGGCTCGAGATCACGCTCGCCTGCGACCTCGCCGTCGCGGTTGACGAGGCGAAGTTCGGCCTGCCCGAGCCCAAGCGCGGGCTGTTCGCGGCGGCGGGTGGCGTGTTCCGCCTGCCCGAGCAATTGCCGAAGAAGATCGCGATGGAGATGATCCTCACCGGCGATCCGATCGACGCCAACCGCGCACTCGAACTCGGCCTGATCAACGCCGTCGCGCCGCGCGACAAGCTGCTCGACACCGCCTTCGCGCTCGCCGAGCGGATCGCGGTCAACGCGCCTCTGTCGGTGCAGGCGTCGAAGCGGATGGCGCAGGGTATTTCGGGCGGCAAGGTCGCGCGCGAGGAAGCCGCCTGGGCACAGAACCGCGACGAGACCAAGATCGTCTTCACCAGCGAGGATTCGCGCGAAGGGCCAAAGGCGTTCGCCGAGAAGCGCACGCCGGTGTGGAAGGCCAAGTAA